A section of the Halopiger aswanensis genome encodes:
- a CDS encoding helix-turn-helix transcriptional regulator gives MSSETHISAPDIPFVLSDSGVSGLLEPGVADGRSVASPLTLPDAPLQLAGPHLAALFGIVALALLGSVLAVRNRLDERDQLGTTQEPPTDEFVTDRERIRQLVTENGGRMKQSRIVDSVDWSKAKVSRLLAELEDEGQITKLRLGRENLVCLPGHEPTASKSPEQAQNE, from the coding sequence ATGAGCAGTGAGACACACATCTCGGCCCCCGACATTCCGTTTGTACTGTCGGACAGCGGCGTCAGCGGGCTTCTCGAGCCCGGCGTGGCGGACGGCCGATCAGTGGCATCGCCGCTGACGCTGCCTGATGCGCCGCTCCAGTTGGCCGGACCGCACCTCGCTGCACTCTTCGGCATCGTCGCGCTCGCACTCCTGGGGAGCGTCCTCGCGGTCCGAAACCGGCTCGACGAACGAGACCAGCTCGGCACCACCCAGGAGCCGCCGACGGACGAATTCGTCACCGACCGGGAACGGATCCGACAGCTCGTCACCGAAAACGGCGGTCGGATGAAGCAGTCGCGGATCGTCGACTCCGTCGACTGGTCGAAGGCGAAGGTCAGTCGCCTCTTGGCCGAACTCGAGGACGAGGGGCAGATCACGAAACTTCGCCTTGGGCGGGAGAATCTGGTTTGCTTACCCGGCCACGAGCCGACCGCCTCGAAGTCCCCGGAACAGGCCCAAAATGAGTAG
- a CDS encoding NAD-dependent epimerase/dehydratase family protein, with amino-acid sequence MDSSPIRDQTVLVTGGAGFIGSHLVDALAPHNEVRVLDDFSTGSRSHLPDDVDVFEGDVRDPMVLQRAARGVDLIFHHAAVVSVTQSVDEPRQSNRTNLDAGLLVLEQARQEDARVVVASSAAVYGHPEELPVSERAATNPTSPYGVQKLALDQYARLYEELYDVPTVALRYFNVYGPRQQGPYSGVISTFLEQARAGEPITIEGDGEQTRDFVHVDDVVRANLRAGTTSNVGEAYNIGTGDRTSIRELAETIRDATDSSSPIVHKDPRPGDIRHSRADVSKAGRDLGFEATVGLESGIRSLVSADAAEPSEPSIETAADS; translated from the coding sequence ATGGACTCGTCACCGATCCGCGATCAGACGGTTCTCGTGACCGGCGGCGCCGGATTCATCGGCAGCCACCTCGTCGACGCCCTCGCCCCGCACAACGAGGTCCGGGTGCTCGACGACTTCTCGACCGGCAGTCGGTCGCACCTCCCCGACGACGTCGACGTGTTCGAGGGAGACGTCCGCGATCCGATGGTGCTCCAGCGCGCCGCTCGCGGCGTCGACCTGATCTTTCACCACGCCGCCGTCGTCAGCGTCACCCAGAGCGTCGACGAACCGCGCCAGAGCAATCGAACGAACCTCGACGCCGGCCTCCTCGTCTTAGAGCAGGCCCGTCAGGAGGACGCCCGCGTCGTCGTCGCCTCGAGCGCGGCGGTCTACGGCCACCCCGAGGAACTTCCGGTGAGCGAACGCGCTGCGACGAATCCGACCTCACCTTACGGCGTCCAGAAGCTCGCGTTGGACCAGTACGCCCGGCTCTACGAGGAACTGTACGACGTGCCCACGGTCGCCCTGCGGTACTTCAACGTCTACGGCCCGCGCCAGCAGGGCCCCTACAGCGGCGTCATCTCGACGTTCCTCGAGCAGGCCCGCGCCGGCGAGCCGATTACGATCGAAGGCGACGGCGAGCAGACCCGCGATTTCGTTCACGTGGACGACGTCGTCCGGGCGAACCTGCGGGCCGGGACGACGTCGAACGTCGGCGAGGCGTACAACATCGGCACGGGTGACCGAACCTCGATCCGCGAGCTCGCCGAGACGATCCGCGACGCGACCGACTCGTCGTCGCCGATCGTCCACAAGGACCCCCGGCCCGGCGACATCAGGCACAGCCGCGCCGACGTCTCCAAGGCCGGTCGCGATCTGGGCTTCGAGGCGACCGTGGGCCTCGAGTCGGGAATTCGGTCGCTCGTCAGCGCCGACGCGGCGGAGCCGTCGGAGCCGTCGATCGAGACGGCAGCCGACTCGTGA
- the allB gene encoding allantoinase AllB, translated as MTVDLVVRNCTVVTPAGRTPDAGVAVEDGTIVAVGRSDRLPDADRVVDAEGKVLVPGIVDGHIHNREPGLEYKEDWESATRAAAAGGVTTVVGMPNTDPVIDRPEHLELKFERGEESAHVDFQSYAVVTSENLDLIPEIDEAGALGFKIFLGSTVGDVPPPNDGEIIEAMEKIREIGKRLGFHEENGEIIDHYTEKFQAEGRNDPIDHSHSRPVIAEQEAVERMITFAEETGAKVHMFHVSSGSAAEAVARGKERGVDVTAETTPHYLWFTEEVMREKGNPARIQPPIRDADEREKLWAVGIEDGAIDSIATDHAPHTPEEKKVDDPFGNTWEAISGFVGLETEVPVMLTFVDEGRLTMEEWVRRHSTRPAQIWGMYPQKGSLQVGTDADFTIVDPEREWTLEDADELHSKNCVTPFIGESFTGKAVATVVRGEVVYEDGDVVGESGYGTRVDVE; from the coding sequence ATGACCGTCGACCTCGTCGTCCGCAACTGTACCGTCGTCACGCCCGCGGGGCGAACGCCCGACGCGGGGGTCGCCGTCGAGGACGGCACCATCGTCGCCGTCGGCCGCAGCGACCGCCTGCCGGACGCGGACCGCGTCGTCGACGCCGAGGGGAAGGTGTTAGTCCCCGGCATCGTCGACGGCCACATCCACAACCGCGAACCCGGCCTCGAGTACAAGGAAGACTGGGAGTCCGCGACCCGCGCGGCCGCCGCCGGCGGCGTCACGACCGTCGTCGGGATGCCCAACACTGATCCGGTCATCGACCGACCCGAACACCTCGAGCTCAAGTTCGAGCGCGGGGAGGAATCAGCCCACGTCGATTTCCAGAGCTACGCCGTCGTCACCTCGGAGAACCTCGATCTCATCCCCGAGATCGACGAGGCTGGCGCGCTCGGATTCAAAATCTTCCTCGGCTCGACGGTGGGTGACGTGCCGCCGCCGAACGACGGCGAGATCATAGAGGCCATGGAGAAGATCCGCGAGATCGGTAAGCGACTTGGCTTCCACGAGGAAAACGGCGAGATCATCGACCACTACACCGAGAAGTTTCAAGCCGAAGGGCGCAACGACCCGATCGACCACTCCCACTCCCGGCCCGTGATCGCCGAGCAGGAGGCCGTCGAACGGATGATCACCTTCGCCGAGGAGACCGGCGCGAAGGTCCACATGTTCCACGTTTCCTCCGGATCGGCGGCCGAAGCCGTCGCTCGCGGGAAGGAACGCGGCGTCGACGTGACCGCCGAGACGACCCCCCACTACCTCTGGTTCACCGAGGAGGTCATGCGCGAGAAGGGGAATCCGGCCCGCATCCAGCCCCCGATCCGGGACGCCGACGAGCGCGAGAAACTCTGGGCGGTCGGCATCGAGGACGGCGCGATCGACTCGATCGCCACGGACCACGCGCCCCACACCCCCGAGGAGAAGAAGGTCGACGATCCCTTCGGAAACACCTGGGAGGCGATTTCCGGGTTCGTCGGCCTCGAGACCGAGGTGCCGGTCATGCTCACCTTCGTCGACGAGGGCCGGCTCACGATGGAGGAGTGGGTCCGGCGCCACTCGACCCGGCCCGCCCAGATCTGGGGCATGTACCCGCAGAAGGGGTCGCTGCAGGTCGGCACCGACGCCGACTTCACGATCGTCGACCCCGAACGGGAGTGGACGCTCGAAGACGCGGACGAACTCCACTCCAAGAACTGCGTGACGCCGTTTATCGGCGAATCCTTCACCGGCAAGGCGGTCGCGACGGTCGTCCGCGGCGAAGTCGTCTACGAGGACGGCGACGTGGTCGGCGAGTCCGGATACGGAACGCGCGTCGACGTCGAGTAG
- a CDS encoding AN1-type zinc finger domain-containing protein — MGDCAYPGCSGDESMQNSCSYCGDSYCSEHRLPESHDCPAVSAANTLGPDFRASGEQTEIGSDSGDGLLSRLKSLLSR; from the coding sequence ATGGGTGACTGCGCGTATCCGGGCTGTTCCGGCGACGAGAGCATGCAAAACTCCTGCTCCTACTGCGGAGACAGCTACTGCTCGGAGCACCGACTGCCGGAGAGCCACGACTGCCCCGCCGTATCGGCCGCGAATACGCTCGGCCCGGACTTTCGGGCAAGCGGCGAGCAGACGGAAATCGGATCCGACAGCGGAGACGGACTCCTCTCGCGGTTAAAATCGCTTCTCAGCCGGTGA